The Vicia villosa cultivar HV-30 ecotype Madison, WI linkage group LG1, Vvil1.0, whole genome shotgun sequence genome includes a region encoding these proteins:
- the LOC131601948 gene encoding DNA repair protein RAD51 homolog A, with amino-acid sequence MEQQRLEKTAQQQQDQETEEIQHGPLPVEQLQTSGIAALDVKKLKDAGICTVESVAYTPRKDLLQIKGISEAKVDKIIEAASKLVPMGFTSASELHAQRESIIQITTGSRELDKILEGGIETGSITELYGEFRSGKTQLCHTLCVTCQLPLDQGGGEGKAMYIDAEGTFRPQRLLQIADRFGLNGADVLENVAYARAYNTDHQSRLLLEAASMMVDTRFALMIIDSATALYRTDFSGRGELSARQMHLAKFLRSLQKLADEFGVAVVLTNQVVSQVDGSAMFAGPQTKPIGGNIMAHATTTRLALRKGRGEERICKVISSPCLAEAEARFQILGEGVADVKD; translated from the exons ATGGAGCAGCAGCGACTTGAGAAAAcagcacaacaacaacaagaccAAGAAACCGAAGAGATTCAACATGGTCCTTTACCCGTCGAACAACTTCAG ACATCTGGTATAGCTGCACTTGATGTTAAGAAGCTTAAAGATGCGGGTATTTGTACTGTTGAATCTGTTGCTTATACTCCCAGGAAGGATCTTTTGCAAATCAAAGGTATCAGTGAAGCCAAGGTtgacaagatcattgaagcaG CTTCTAAGCTGGTGCCTATGGGTTTTACTAGTGCTAGTGAGCTTCATGCCCAGCGAGAATCCATTATTCAGATAACCACTGGGTCAAGAGAGCTTGACAAGATATTAGAAG GTGGAATTGAGACGGGTTCTATCACCGAATTGTATGGTGAATTTAGATCTGGGAAGACTCAGTTGTGTCACACTCTCTGTGTCACTTGCCAA TTGCCACTAGATCAAGGAGGAGGTGAGGGTAAAGCTATGTACATAGATGCTGAGGGAACTTTTAGGCCTCAGCGACTCTTACAGATAGCAGACAG GTTTGGACTGAATGGTGCTGATGTATTGGAAAATGTCGCTTATGCTAGAGCGTATAACACGGATCATCAATCACGGCTTCTGCTTGAAGCAGCTTCAATGATGGTGGATACAAG GTTTGCTTTAATGATAATAGACAGTGCTACTGCTCTCTATAGGACAGATTTTTCCGGAAGAGGCGAACTTTCAGCCCGGCAAATGCATTTAGCAAAGTTCCTGAGAAGCCTTCAGAAGTTAGCAGACGAG TTCGGCGTGGCTGTTGTCTTAACAAACCAAGTAGTTTCACAAGTAGATGGTTCTGCAATGTTTGCTGGACCCCAAACCAAACCTATTGGAGGCAACATTATGGCTCATGCAACCACAACGAGGTTAGCTCTAAGGAAAGGAAGAGGAGAAGAGCGAATCTGTAAGGTGATTAGTTCTCCTTGTTTGGCTGAAGCCGAAGCAAGATTTCAGATATTAGGCGAAGGAGTTGCAGATGTTAAAGACTAA